The window GTTCAACAAGGTGGAGATCGTGAAGCTGGCGAAGCCGGAGGATAGCTGGGCCGAACTGGAAACGCTGACCAACGACGCGGAGATGATTTTACAAAAGCTCGATCTGCCGTACCGCGTGATCGCGCTCTGCACCGGCGACATGGGGTTCTCCGCCGCGAAGACCTACGACATCGAAGTCTGGCTGCCGAGCATGAACCGCTATGTGGAAATCTCGTCGTGCAGCAACTTCACCGATTTTCAGGCCCGCCGCGCCAACATCAAGTTCAAGCGCGACGCGAAGGCCAAGCCGGAGTACGTACACACCCTCAACGGCAGCGGCCTCGCCATAGGCCGCACGATGGTCGCCATTCTGGAAAACTATCAAACGCCGGAGGGAAACGTCCGCCTGCCGAAGGCGCTGCGACACTTCATGGGAACCGGCATCATCCGCCCGCACGGAAGCCCGGAGATCGAGGAACCGCCGCTGGATATTTAGCCCCCTGCCGAAGGCTCCGCTCATTGCCCAACAAGCTGGCGGTACTTTTCCACGCGGCGCTGGGTGAGGAAAGAGGAGCGGTCAGCGACCGGCATCGGGCATTTCTTGCCGCGCTTGTGCAGCGGACATTCGTTTTTGCACCAGTCGTCGTCGCGGCATTCCCCGAAAATGCGCGGGTCTATGCCGAGGTCTTTCACCGTCATGGTGGCGGCGTTCACGGCGTGCGCCCACTGCGCGTCGTCGAAATTCCCCCGGTCGGCCCGGACGATCACCGGCAGCCGCCGCTCCATCCCCTGCCGCGCGGCGTTTTCGGCCAGCCTCAGCTTCGTGGTGTCGCGCAATCCGGGCCACAGCCCCGCGGTTTGATGCAGATAGCTTGCGGCAACCGCTGTCTTCACCCAATCGCCGGGAAGCCGCAGCCGGGCGCAGATTTTTTTCGCCAACGGCGCGCCCGCCTTGTCGTGGTTGTGATGACTGGGATACTGCGCGGGATCGGTCAGCAGTTTGCCGATGTCGTGCATGAACGCGCCGAAGCGGGCAAGCGGGTCGGGTGAAAGCGCGGCGGCCCGTTCCAGCGCCTCCAGCGAATGGGTGAGCATGTCCCCTTCCGGGTGATACTCTTTCGGCCCGGCCGGCACCGCGGCCATCCGGAACAGTTCGGGGAAATAGCCCCGCCCCACGTTGTGCTCCCTCATCGCGGTAAAAAAAAGCCGCGGCTTCTCCAGCCCAAACGCTTTTTCCATCTCGCGGGAAAACCGCTCCACCGGGATGCGCCGCAGCGCCCCTTCCCACTCGTGGCCGAAAATGAGCCGTTTCGTCCCCTCGTCCATCGCATATCCCGCGCATTCGAACCGGAAGGCGCGGAAGAGCCGTACCGGATCGCCGGTGAACGTTTGCGGCGAACAGGCGGTCAGCCGTTTTTGCCGGAGCGCCGCCGCGCCCCCCAGCGGATCGATGAGCGTGCCGTCCAGCCGCATGGCGATGGCGTTGATGGAAAAATCGCGCCGGGCCAGTTCTTTCTCCAGCGGCAGGGCCGGGTCGATGGGCCGCACCTCCATCCGCCCCACGCCGGCGACCGTCCGCGCCCAGACCGGCTCGGTGCTCACGCCGTCCACGCGCACGAATCCCAGCTTTGTGAGGACATCGGGGGAAACCAGCGCCACCATATCGGCGTCGTTGCGCGGAACCCCCAGCAGATGGTCGCGCACGGCGCCGCCGGCCAGAAAAAGCCTGCCGTGCAACCCGGCGGGCCAGAAGGCGCGCAACTGTTCAAGCACCGGCAACCTGCCCCCCTTGGCGTATGCGATGGTACGGCGCCCCGCGGCGCGGCGTTATTTGTGCAAGTGGCGCGGCGTTTCGGCGCCGGCCGAATCGCGCTGGAACAGCTTGGCGACGACCCATTCCAGGGGACCGGACACGGCGTAGCCGACCGCCACGATAAAGAGCATCAGTTCCGGCATCACCGCCAGGATGTAAATGACGAGCACCATGAAGACGAGGATGCTGAACGGACGGCGCCGGCTGAAATCGATCTGCTTGGCGCTGAAATAACGGACGTTGCTGACCATCAGGAACGCCAGCGCGTAAACCGTGGCGACCAGCACCATCGGCGGCAGCTTTTCCAGCAGGAAGAAATCCTTGGTCATGACGATCATCGAGGCGATCACCAGCGCCGCGCCCGGTATCGGCAGCCCCACGAACCGTCCCTGCCCCAGGCCGGAATGCGCCAGCGTGTTGAACCGCGCCAGCCGGAGCGCGCCGCAAATGACATAGAGGAAAGCCGCCATATACCCGATGCGGCCATACGGCTGCAACGCCCACGAGTAGACCAGGAAGCCGGGGGCTATGCCGAACGACATCAGGTCGGCGAGCGAATCGTACTCCATGCCGAAGTTGGTGGCGGTGTTGGTGAGGCGGGCGATCTTGCCGTCGAGGAAATCGAACAGCCCCGCGAGGATGATGGCGACCGCCGCGTGGTAGTACTCCCCGTTGAACGAGGCGATCAGCGCGTAGAACCCGCTGAAAAAACTGAGCGTGGTGATAAGCGAGGGGAGAATGAATATCCCGCGGCGGAGCTTGCTCCGCAGGGGCGTATCACGTCCGGAAACGTCCTGTTCATCAAGCATAGACAATAATTATACCACGGTGAAAGGCCGGGACATAATTCCCCAATATCTGCCGGATACGGGGCCAAAACTGGTGTAATATGCCCAGCTATGGCGGATAAATCAGTCAAGGCGGTCAAGGGGGTCAAGGACATACTCCCCGCCGATGCCGGTCTTTGGCGCGAGGTGGAGCGGCGCGCCCGCGCCCAGTTCGCCCGCTTCGGTTTTAAAGAGATCGTCCTGCCGATATTTGAGAAGACCGAGGTCTTCGTCAAAGGGGTGGGGGAAGAAACCGACATCGTCCAAAAGGAGATGTACACCTTCGAGGACCGCGGCGGCGAAAGCCTCACCCTCCGCCCGGAGGGAACGGCAAGCTGCGTCCGCGCGTTCATCGAACACTCGATGTACCACCCGCCGGGAGCCATCACCAAGCTCTACTACTTCGGCCCGATGTTCCGCCGCGAGCGGCCGCAGGCCGGGCGGTTCCGCCAGTTTTACCAGATCGGCGCGGAACTTTTTGGGGCGGCCGAGCCGGAGGCGGACGCGGAGGCGATCCACCTTCTGTGGCTCTTCATCCAGAGCATCAACATCAAGGGGCCGCGCCTCTACCTCAACAGTCTGGGGTGCGATGTCTGCCGCCCGCCGTTCCGCGCCGCGCTGGTCGATTTTTTGACCGCCCGCAAAGAGCGGCTCTGCGAAACCTGCCAGGGACGTTACGGGCGCAACCCGCTGCGCGTGTTCGACTGCAAGGCCCACGGCTGCCGGCAGGTGATGACCGAAGCGCCCGCCATCGACAAACACCACTGCCCCGATTGCGAAGCGCATTTCGCCCGCGTGAAGAAGGGGCTGGACGCGCTGGCGATTCCGTATGAGTTGAACCCCCGCATGGTGCGCGGGCTGGATTACTACAACCGCACGGTGTTCGAAGTCACCGCCGAAGGCCTCGGCTCGCAAAACTCCATCGCGGGCGGCGGGCGCTACGACGACCTCATAGGGAACAGCGGCGGCCCCGCGGTGCCGGCCATCGGCTTCGCGCTGGGCGTGGAGCGGCTGCTGGAATCGATCGGCGCGCCGCTGGAATTTTCGCCGGGGCATCCCGATGTCTTCATCGTTTACATGGAAGCGGCGGCGGACGAGGCGTTCCGCATCGCGGGCCGCCTGCGCCAAAAAGGGATCGCGGTGGAAAAGGCGTTCAAGCCGGCCAGCCTCAAGAACCAGATGGGGAAAGCGGACAAATCGGGCGCCCGCTTCGCGCTCATCATCGGCGAAGAGGAGCTTGCCACGCGCACCGCCATTTTGAAATACCTGAAGGGCAGTTTGCAACTAAAGCTTTCGCTAAACACCCTCGAAAAGGAACTTGTATCCTATGTGGAAGAATGTAGAAAAGATGCGGGAACTTTTTTTGAGTACTTTAAAAACGCCATATCCCTTTCCGGACAAATGAAATAAAGTAAATTGCCGGAAAAGAACCGGATTCTGGTTTCTTGTTTGGAATGGCGCATTTACGGGGAATTGAGGGAGAGGATAATCAAATCTATCTTGTAACGCGCCCCGCGAAGTAAAAGAGACGGCTACAGCCCCTCCCCGCCCCCCGGTAGGTGCGAATTCATTCGCACATTGGCGCGGAGCGCTTGGAAATCGGCGGCATATCCCGTTGGGGAGCCTGATTTGATTATTTTTGCCGGGTTGCGTACGATCATGTTTATTGGTTGGGCGCTACACAGGGGCCATATGGGAAATACCGGATAAAAATAAATGTTGGCCTTGAAAAAAGAGGAACAGTAGATTCATGAGTCCGAATATCGCTATCAGAAACGAGACGGATGCCGATGTTGGCGCGATAGCCGAGGTGACTGCCGCAGCGTTCAAAACCTTGGAGATCAGCAGCCACACGGAGCAGTTCATCATAG of the Nitrospinota bacterium genome contains:
- the pssA gene encoding CDP-diacylglycerol--serine O-phosphatidyltransferase gives rise to the protein MLDEQDVSGRDTPLRSKLRRGIFILPSLITTLSFFSGFYALIASFNGEYYHAAVAIILAGLFDFLDGKIARLTNTATNFGMEYDSLADLMSFGIAPGFLVYSWALQPYGRIGYMAAFLYVICGALRLARFNTLAHSGLGQGRFVGLPIPGAALVIASMIVMTKDFFLLEKLPPMVLVATVYALAFLMVSNVRYFSAKQIDFSRRRPFSILVFMVLVIYILAVMPELMLFIVAVGYAVSGPLEWVVAKLFQRDSAGAETPRHLHK
- a CDS encoding HD domain-containing protein, which translates into the protein MLEQLRAFWPAGLHGRLFLAGGAVRDHLLGVPRNDADMVALVSPDVLTKLGFVRVDGVSTEPVWARTVAGVGRMEVRPIDPALPLEKELARRDFSINAIAMRLDGTLIDPLGGAAALRQKRLTACSPQTFTGDPVRLFRAFRFECAGYAMDEGTKRLIFGHEWEGALRRIPVERFSREMEKAFGLEKPRLFFTAMREHNVGRGYFPELFRMAAVPAGPKEYHPEGDMLTHSLEALERAAALSPDPLARFGAFMHDIGKLLTDPAQYPSHHNHDKAGAPLAKKICARLRLPGDWVKTAVAASYLHQTAGLWPGLRDTTKLRLAENAARQGMERRLPVIVRADRGNFDDAQWAHAVNAATMTVKDLGIDPRIFGECRDDDWCKNECPLHKRGKKCPMPVADRSSFLTQRRVEKYRQLVGQ
- a CDS encoding histidine--tRNA ligase gives rise to the protein MADKSVKAVKGVKDILPADAGLWREVERRARAQFARFGFKEIVLPIFEKTEVFVKGVGEETDIVQKEMYTFEDRGGESLTLRPEGTASCVRAFIEHSMYHPPGAITKLYYFGPMFRRERPQAGRFRQFYQIGAELFGAAEPEADAEAIHLLWLFIQSINIKGPRLYLNSLGCDVCRPPFRAALVDFLTARKERLCETCQGRYGRNPLRVFDCKAHGCRQVMTEAPAIDKHHCPDCEAHFARVKKGLDALAIPYELNPRMVRGLDYYNRTVFEVTAEGLGSQNSIAGGGRYDDLIGNSGGPAVPAIGFALGVERLLESIGAPLEFSPGHPDVFIVYMEAAADEAFRIAGRLRQKGIAVEKAFKPASLKNQMGKADKSGARFALIIGEEELATRTAILKYLKGSLQLKLSLNTLEKELVSYVEECRKDAGTFFEYFKNAISLSGQMK